The following proteins are encoded in a genomic region of Struthio camelus isolate bStrCam1 chromosome 3, bStrCam1.hap1, whole genome shotgun sequence:
- the BIRC5 gene encoding baculoviral IAP repeat-containing protein 5, producing the protein MAAGAEGLPAEWRLYLVPVRAATFRNWPFTEGCACTPERMASAGFVHCPSENCPDVAQCFFCFKELEGWEPDDDPLKEHQKHSAGCAFLSLQKDPANLTLQEFLKLDKERTKNAIKKQISQKVTEVEDAAKCMRREIQNLAS; encoded by the exons ATGGCGGCCGGCGCCGAGGGGCTGCCCGCGGAATGGCGGCTCTACCTCGTCCCGGTCCGCGCCGCCACCTTCCGCAACTGGCCCTTCACCGAGGGCTGCGCCTGCACGCCGGAGAGG ATGGCGTCGGCGGGGTTCGTGCACTGCCCCAGCGAGAACTGCCCGGACGTGGCCCAGTGCTTCTTCTGCTTCAAGGAGCTGGAAGGCTGGGAGCCCGACGACGACCCCCT GAAGGAAcaccaaaaacactctgccggcTGCGCTTTTCTCTCCCTCCAGAAGGATCCGGCTAACCTGACGTTGCAGGAGTTCCTGAAGCTGGACAAAGAACGAACAAAAAATGCAATT aaaaaacaaatttctcaGAAGGTGACTGAGGTTGAAGATGCGGCCAAGTGCATGCGTCGTGAAATACAGAATCTTGCCTCCTAG
- the KAT14 gene encoding cysteine-rich protein 2-binding protein isoform X4, producing the protein MANNVHMSGLLSRHDDEATRTSTSEGLEEGEVEGETLLIVESEDQASVDLSHDQSGDSLNSDEGDASWMEEMSYYCEKCQKWIPASQLREQLSYLKGDNFFRFTCSDCSEDGKEQFERLRLTWQQVVMLAMYNLSLEGTGRQGYFRWKEDICAFIEKHWTFLLGNRKKTSTWWSTVAGCLSVGSPLFFRSGAQEFGEPGWWKLVHNKPPTMKPEGEKLPASALKAKASKPPLDPIITVEGLRKRVSRNPVESAMELKEKRSRTQEAKDIRRAQKEAAGFLDRSTSSTPVKFSSRGRRPDIVLEKGEVIDFSSLSSSDRTPLTSPSPSPSLDFSAPGTPASHSATPSLLSEADLIPDVMPPQALFHDDEEMEGDGVIDPGIEYVPPPSGTAGAGTVITSRKKVKTAEQIKQEVESEEEKTERMEGDNEDPEESNASLQARGRDKRKPQLEKDAKPRAPKHASVSIYEEKLLLKRLEACPNAMSMTPEARRLRRKLIVRQAKRERGLPLFDLDQVVNAALLLVDGIYGAKEGGVPRPPVGQATYRTTSQDFRILDRYQTMLPAMKGYRQQTTKFLYRLVGSEDLLTDHSIVSPYTSRVLKPYIRRDYETKPPKLRLLAEIRAYPHRTDPNWKAEPEAPIDYCYVRPNHIPTINSMCHEFFWPGIDLSECLQYPDFSVVVLYKKVIIAFGFMVPDVKYNEAYISFLLVHPEWRRAGIATFMIYHLIQTCMGKDVTLHVSASNPAMLLYQKFGFKTEEYILDFYDKYYPLDSKECKHAFFLRLRR; encoded by the exons ATGGCTAATAATGTTCACATGAGCGGGCTGCTGAGTCGCCATGATGATGAAGCGACAAGGACGTCGACCTCCGAAGGCCTGGAGGAGGGTGAGGTGGAAGGGGAGACGCTCCTGATTGTCGAGTCTGAGGATCAAGCCTCCGTGGATTTATCGCATGATCAGAGCGGAGACTCTCTGAACAGTGACGAAGGTGATGCATCTTGGATGGAGGAGATGTCCTATTATTGTGAGAAGTGTCAGAAGTGGATACCAGCAA GTCAACTGAGAGAACAGCTCAGCTACCTCAAAGGAGATAACTTTTTCAGGTTTACTTGCTCTGATTGCTCAGAAGATGGGAAGGAGCAGTTTGAACGACTGAGATTAACATGGCAACAA gtCGTCATGCTGGCAATGTACAATTTGTCTCTGGAAGGAACTGGCCGTCAAGGGTACTTCAGGTGGAAAGAAGATATTTGTGCTTTTATTGAGAAACACTGGACTTTCTTGTTAGGGAACAG GAAAAAGACTTCGACATGGTGGAGCACGGTTGCTGGCTGTCTCTCTGTAGGAAGCCCCTTGTTTTTCCGTTCCGGGGCACAGGAATTTGGAGAACCAGGATGGTGGAAACTTGTTCATAATAAACCCCCAACAATGAAACCTGAAGGAGAGAAGCTGCCTGCATCTGCACTGAAGGCAAAAG CTTCAAAGCCACCTCTGGATCCCATCATTACTGTGGAAGGACTCAGGAAACGGGTGAGCCGCAATCCAGTTGAGTCAGCCATGGAGCTGAAGGAGAAGAGGTCTCGCACTCAGGAAGCCAAGGATATTCGGAGAGCCCAGAAGGAGGCAGCTGGCTTCCTGGACCGGAGTACTTCGTCCACCCCTGTTAAATTCAGCAGTCGGGGCCGTCGCCCTGACATAGTTCTTGAGAAAGGAGAGGTGATTGACTTTTCTTCCTTGAGCTCCTCAGATCGTACTCCTCTGACAAGCCCATCTCCTTCCCCATCTCTGGACTTCTCTGCTCCTGGAACTCCAGCCTCGCATTCAGCTACTCCTAGCCTTCTCTCGGAAGCAGATCTTATCCCAGATGTCATGCCACCACAGGCCCTCTTTCATG ATGATGAGGAGATGGAAGGAGATGGAGTCATAGACCCAGGAATAGAGTATGTGCCCCCTCCAAGTGGGACTGCTGGGGCTGGGACTGTGATAACGAGTAGAAAAAAAGTGAAGACAGCTGAGCAGATCAAGCAAGAGGTGGAGAgcgaagaagaaaaaacagaaaggatgGAAGGTGACAATGAAGATCCTGAAGAGTCAAACGCATCCTTGCAGGCAAGGGGGCGAGACAAGAGGAAACCACAGCTGGAGAAGGATGCTAAACCCAGAGCTCCCAAGCATGCCTCTGTTAGTATCTATGAAGAAAAGTTGCTGCTGAAGAGACTGGAAGCCTGTCCCAATGCCATGAGCATGACCCCAGAGGCCCGGAGGCTGAGGCGCAAGCTGATAGTCAGGCAGGCCAAGAGGGAAAGAGGACTGCCCCTCTTTGACTTGGACCAAGTTGTGAATGCTGCACTGCTGTTGGTTGATGGGATCTATGGAGCCAAAGAAGGAGGTGTTCCCAGGCCCCCAGTAGGACAAGCAACATACAGAACTACCAGCCAGGACTTCAGGATCTTGGACAGATACCAG ACAATGCTGCCTGCCATGAAGGGATATCGACAGCAGACAACGAAATTTCTGTATCGATTGGTAGGCTCGGAAGACCTGCTGACAGACCACAGTATTGTCAGTCCTTACACATCTCGTGTCCTGAAGCCTTACATCAG GCGCGATTATGagacaaaacccccaaaactcagGCTACTGGCAGAAATCCGGGCGTATCCACATAGGACTGATCCCAACTGGAAGGCTGAGCCAGAAGCACCCATTGATTACTGCTATGTTCGCCCTAATCACATACCCACTATAAACTCCATGTGCCACGAATTCTTCTGGCCTG GAATTGATTTGTCCGAATGCCTGCAGTATCCAGACTTCAGCGTTGTTGTTCTTTACAAAAAAGTTATTATTGCTTTTGGCTTTATGGTGCCAGATGTGAAATACAATGAAGCATACATCTCTTTTCTGTTAGTTCATCCTGAGTGGAGAAGAGCGGGAATTGCAACCTTCATGATCTACCATCTCATCCAG ACCTGCATGGGCAAAGATGTAACCCTTCACGTCTCTGCAAGCAACCCTGCTATGCTGCTCTACCAAAAGTTTGGATTTAAGACTGAAGAATACATTTTGGATTTTTATGACAAATACTATCCCTTAGACAGCAAGGAGTGCAAGCACGCATTCTTCCTCAGACTGCGTCGCTGA
- the KAT14 gene encoding cysteine-rich protein 2-binding protein isoform X3 — translation MANNVHMSGLLSRHDDEATRTSTSEGLEEGEVEGETLLIVESEDQASVDLSHDQSGDSLNSDEGDASWMEEMSYYCEKCQKWIPASQLREQLSYLKGDNFFRFTCSDCSEDGKEQFERLRLTWQQVVMLAMYNLSLEGTGRQGYFRWKEDICAFIEKHWTFLLGNRKKTSTWWSTVAGCLSVGSPLFFRSGAQEFGEPGWWKLVHNKPPTMKPEGEKLPASALKAKAASKPPLDPIITVEGLRKRVSRNPVESAMELKEKRSRTQEAKDIRRAQKEAAGFLDRSTSSTPVKFSSRGRRPDIVLEKGEVIDFSSLSSSDRTPLTSPSPSPSLDFSAPGTPASHSATPSLLSEADLIPDVMPPQALFHDDEEMEGDGVIDPGIEYVPPPSGTAGAGTVITSRKKVKTAEQIKQEVESEEEKTERMEGDNEDPEESNASLQARGRDKRKPQLEKDAKPRAPKHASVSIYEEKLLLKRLEACPNAMSMTPEARRLRRKLIVRQAKRERGLPLFDLDQVVNAALLLVDGIYGAKEGGVPRPPVGQATYRTTSQDFRILDRYQTMLPAMKGYRQQTTKFLYRLVGSEDLLTDHSIVSPYTSRVLKPYIRRDYETKPPKLRLLAEIRAYPHRTDPNWKAEPEAPIDYCYVRPNHIPTINSMCHEFFWPGIDLSECLQYPDFSVVVLYKKVIIAFGFMVPDVKYNEAYISFLLVHPEWRRAGIATFMIYHLIQTCMGKDVTLHVSASNPAMLLYQKFGFKTEEYILDFYDKYYPLDSKECKHAFFLRLRR, via the exons ATGGCTAATAATGTTCACATGAGCGGGCTGCTGAGTCGCCATGATGATGAAGCGACAAGGACGTCGACCTCCGAAGGCCTGGAGGAGGGTGAGGTGGAAGGGGAGACGCTCCTGATTGTCGAGTCTGAGGATCAAGCCTCCGTGGATTTATCGCATGATCAGAGCGGAGACTCTCTGAACAGTGACGAAGGTGATGCATCTTGGATGGAGGAGATGTCCTATTATTGTGAGAAGTGTCAGAAGTGGATACCAGCAA GTCAACTGAGAGAACAGCTCAGCTACCTCAAAGGAGATAACTTTTTCAGGTTTACTTGCTCTGATTGCTCAGAAGATGGGAAGGAGCAGTTTGAACGACTGAGATTAACATGGCAACAA gtCGTCATGCTGGCAATGTACAATTTGTCTCTGGAAGGAACTGGCCGTCAAGGGTACTTCAGGTGGAAAGAAGATATTTGTGCTTTTATTGAGAAACACTGGACTTTCTTGTTAGGGAACAG GAAAAAGACTTCGACATGGTGGAGCACGGTTGCTGGCTGTCTCTCTGTAGGAAGCCCCTTGTTTTTCCGTTCCGGGGCACAGGAATTTGGAGAACCAGGATGGTGGAAACTTGTTCATAATAAACCCCCAACAATGAAACCTGAAGGAGAGAAGCTGCCTGCATCTGCACTGAAGGCAAAAG CAGCTTCAAAGCCACCTCTGGATCCCATCATTACTGTGGAAGGACTCAGGAAACGGGTGAGCCGCAATCCAGTTGAGTCAGCCATGGAGCTGAAGGAGAAGAGGTCTCGCACTCAGGAAGCCAAGGATATTCGGAGAGCCCAGAAGGAGGCAGCTGGCTTCCTGGACCGGAGTACTTCGTCCACCCCTGTTAAATTCAGCAGTCGGGGCCGTCGCCCTGACATAGTTCTTGAGAAAGGAGAGGTGATTGACTTTTCTTCCTTGAGCTCCTCAGATCGTACTCCTCTGACAAGCCCATCTCCTTCCCCATCTCTGGACTTCTCTGCTCCTGGAACTCCAGCCTCGCATTCAGCTACTCCTAGCCTTCTCTCGGAAGCAGATCTTATCCCAGATGTCATGCCACCACAGGCCCTCTTTCATG ATGATGAGGAGATGGAAGGAGATGGAGTCATAGACCCAGGAATAGAGTATGTGCCCCCTCCAAGTGGGACTGCTGGGGCTGGGACTGTGATAACGAGTAGAAAAAAAGTGAAGACAGCTGAGCAGATCAAGCAAGAGGTGGAGAgcgaagaagaaaaaacagaaaggatgGAAGGTGACAATGAAGATCCTGAAGAGTCAAACGCATCCTTGCAGGCAAGGGGGCGAGACAAGAGGAAACCACAGCTGGAGAAGGATGCTAAACCCAGAGCTCCCAAGCATGCCTCTGTTAGTATCTATGAAGAAAAGTTGCTGCTGAAGAGACTGGAAGCCTGTCCCAATGCCATGAGCATGACCCCAGAGGCCCGGAGGCTGAGGCGCAAGCTGATAGTCAGGCAGGCCAAGAGGGAAAGAGGACTGCCCCTCTTTGACTTGGACCAAGTTGTGAATGCTGCACTGCTGTTGGTTGATGGGATCTATGGAGCCAAAGAAGGAGGTGTTCCCAGGCCCCCAGTAGGACAAGCAACATACAGAACTACCAGCCAGGACTTCAGGATCTTGGACAGATACCAG ACAATGCTGCCTGCCATGAAGGGATATCGACAGCAGACAACGAAATTTCTGTATCGATTGGTAGGCTCGGAAGACCTGCTGACAGACCACAGTATTGTCAGTCCTTACACATCTCGTGTCCTGAAGCCTTACATCAG GCGCGATTATGagacaaaacccccaaaactcagGCTACTGGCAGAAATCCGGGCGTATCCACATAGGACTGATCCCAACTGGAAGGCTGAGCCAGAAGCACCCATTGATTACTGCTATGTTCGCCCTAATCACATACCCACTATAAACTCCATGTGCCACGAATTCTTCTGGCCTG GAATTGATTTGTCCGAATGCCTGCAGTATCCAGACTTCAGCGTTGTTGTTCTTTACAAAAAAGTTATTATTGCTTTTGGCTTTATGGTGCCAGATGTGAAATACAATGAAGCATACATCTCTTTTCTGTTAGTTCATCCTGAGTGGAGAAGAGCGGGAATTGCAACCTTCATGATCTACCATCTCATCCAG ACCTGCATGGGCAAAGATGTAACCCTTCACGTCTCTGCAAGCAACCCTGCTATGCTGCTCTACCAAAAGTTTGGATTTAAGACTGAAGAATACATTTTGGATTTTTATGACAAATACTATCCCTTAGACAGCAAGGAGTGCAAGCACGCATTCTTCCTCAGACTGCGTCGCTGA
- the KAT14 gene encoding cysteine-rich protein 2-binding protein isoform X2 codes for MANNVHMSGLLSRHDDEATRTSTSEGLEEGEVEGETLLIVESEDQASVDLSHDQSGDSLNSDEGDASWMEEMSYYCEKCQKWIPASQLREQLSYLKGDNFFRFTCSDCSEDGKEQFERLRLTWQQVVMLAMYNLSLEGTGRQGYFRWKEDICAFIEKHWTFLLGNRKKTSTWWSTVAGCLSVGSPLFFRSGAQEFGEPGWWKLVHNKPPTMKPEGEKLPASALKAKASKPPLDPIITVEGLRKRVSRNPVESAMELKEKRSRTQEAKDIRRAQKEAAGFLDRSTSSTPVKFSSRGRRPDIVLEKGEVIDFSSLSSSDRTPLTSPSPSPSLDFSAPGTPASHSATPSLLSEADLIPDVMPPQALFHDDEEMEGDGVIDPGIEYVPPPSGTAGAGTVITSRKKVKTAEQIKQEVESEEEKTERMEGDNEDPEESNASLQARGRDKRKPQLEKDAKPRAPKHASVSIYEEKLLLKRLEACPNAMSMTPEARRLRRKLIVRQAKRERGLPLFDLDQVVNAALLLVDGIYGAKEGGVPRPPVGQATYRTTSQDFRILDRYQTMLPAMKGYRQQTTKFLYRLVGSEDLLTDHSIVSPYTSRVLKPYIRRDYETKPPKLRLLAEIRAYPHRTDPNWKAEPEAPIDYCYVRPNHIPTINSMCHEFFWPGIDLSECLQYPDFSVVVLYKKVIIAFGFMVPDVKYNEAYISFLLVHPEWRRAGIATFMIYHLIQEVSAVPWRMGEELGGIYRNSSVTALGYVAVARAVAEFSFVCWQGGAECLILWRVLSFLQAVVIKYLRLVLYTEISFN; via the exons ATGGCTAATAATGTTCACATGAGCGGGCTGCTGAGTCGCCATGATGATGAAGCGACAAGGACGTCGACCTCCGAAGGCCTGGAGGAGGGTGAGGTGGAAGGGGAGACGCTCCTGATTGTCGAGTCTGAGGATCAAGCCTCCGTGGATTTATCGCATGATCAGAGCGGAGACTCTCTGAACAGTGACGAAGGTGATGCATCTTGGATGGAGGAGATGTCCTATTATTGTGAGAAGTGTCAGAAGTGGATACCAGCAA GTCAACTGAGAGAACAGCTCAGCTACCTCAAAGGAGATAACTTTTTCAGGTTTACTTGCTCTGATTGCTCAGAAGATGGGAAGGAGCAGTTTGAACGACTGAGATTAACATGGCAACAA gtCGTCATGCTGGCAATGTACAATTTGTCTCTGGAAGGAACTGGCCGTCAAGGGTACTTCAGGTGGAAAGAAGATATTTGTGCTTTTATTGAGAAACACTGGACTTTCTTGTTAGGGAACAG GAAAAAGACTTCGACATGGTGGAGCACGGTTGCTGGCTGTCTCTCTGTAGGAAGCCCCTTGTTTTTCCGTTCCGGGGCACAGGAATTTGGAGAACCAGGATGGTGGAAACTTGTTCATAATAAACCCCCAACAATGAAACCTGAAGGAGAGAAGCTGCCTGCATCTGCACTGAAGGCAAAAG CTTCAAAGCCACCTCTGGATCCCATCATTACTGTGGAAGGACTCAGGAAACGGGTGAGCCGCAATCCAGTTGAGTCAGCCATGGAGCTGAAGGAGAAGAGGTCTCGCACTCAGGAAGCCAAGGATATTCGGAGAGCCCAGAAGGAGGCAGCTGGCTTCCTGGACCGGAGTACTTCGTCCACCCCTGTTAAATTCAGCAGTCGGGGCCGTCGCCCTGACATAGTTCTTGAGAAAGGAGAGGTGATTGACTTTTCTTCCTTGAGCTCCTCAGATCGTACTCCTCTGACAAGCCCATCTCCTTCCCCATCTCTGGACTTCTCTGCTCCTGGAACTCCAGCCTCGCATTCAGCTACTCCTAGCCTTCTCTCGGAAGCAGATCTTATCCCAGATGTCATGCCACCACAGGCCCTCTTTCATG ATGATGAGGAGATGGAAGGAGATGGAGTCATAGACCCAGGAATAGAGTATGTGCCCCCTCCAAGTGGGACTGCTGGGGCTGGGACTGTGATAACGAGTAGAAAAAAAGTGAAGACAGCTGAGCAGATCAAGCAAGAGGTGGAGAgcgaagaagaaaaaacagaaaggatgGAAGGTGACAATGAAGATCCTGAAGAGTCAAACGCATCCTTGCAGGCAAGGGGGCGAGACAAGAGGAAACCACAGCTGGAGAAGGATGCTAAACCCAGAGCTCCCAAGCATGCCTCTGTTAGTATCTATGAAGAAAAGTTGCTGCTGAAGAGACTGGAAGCCTGTCCCAATGCCATGAGCATGACCCCAGAGGCCCGGAGGCTGAGGCGCAAGCTGATAGTCAGGCAGGCCAAGAGGGAAAGAGGACTGCCCCTCTTTGACTTGGACCAAGTTGTGAATGCTGCACTGCTGTTGGTTGATGGGATCTATGGAGCCAAAGAAGGAGGTGTTCCCAGGCCCCCAGTAGGACAAGCAACATACAGAACTACCAGCCAGGACTTCAGGATCTTGGACAGATACCAG ACAATGCTGCCTGCCATGAAGGGATATCGACAGCAGACAACGAAATTTCTGTATCGATTGGTAGGCTCGGAAGACCTGCTGACAGACCACAGTATTGTCAGTCCTTACACATCTCGTGTCCTGAAGCCTTACATCAG GCGCGATTATGagacaaaacccccaaaactcagGCTACTGGCAGAAATCCGGGCGTATCCACATAGGACTGATCCCAACTGGAAGGCTGAGCCAGAAGCACCCATTGATTACTGCTATGTTCGCCCTAATCACATACCCACTATAAACTCCATGTGCCACGAATTCTTCTGGCCTG GAATTGATTTGTCCGAATGCCTGCAGTATCCAGACTTCAGCGTTGTTGTTCTTTACAAAAAAGTTATTATTGCTTTTGGCTTTATGGTGCCAGATGTGAAATACAATGAAGCATACATCTCTTTTCTGTTAGTTCATCCTGAGTGGAGAAGAGCGGGAATTGCAACCTTCATGATCTACCATCTCATCCAG GAGGTGAGCGCTGTGCCCTGGAGGATGGGAGAGGAGCTGGGTGGGATATACAGGAATTCCAGTGTGACAGCCTTGGGGTACGTTGCTGTTGCTAGAGCAGTTGCAGAGTTCAGCTTTGTTTGCTGGCAGGGAGGAGCGGAGTGCCTGATCCTTTGGcgtgttttgtcttttcttcaggCCGTTGTTATTAAGTATTTGAGATTAGTGCTATACACTGAGATTAGTTTTAATTAA
- the KAT14 gene encoding cysteine-rich protein 2-binding protein isoform X1 yields the protein MANNVHMSGLLSRHDDEATRTSTSEGLEEGEVEGETLLIVESEDQASVDLSHDQSGDSLNSDEGDASWMEEMSYYCEKCQKWIPASQLREQLSYLKGDNFFRFTCSDCSEDGKEQFERLRLTWQQVVMLAMYNLSLEGTGRQGYFRWKEDICAFIEKHWTFLLGNRKKTSTWWSTVAGCLSVGSPLFFRSGAQEFGEPGWWKLVHNKPPTMKPEGEKLPASALKAKAASKPPLDPIITVEGLRKRVSRNPVESAMELKEKRSRTQEAKDIRRAQKEAAGFLDRSTSSTPVKFSSRGRRPDIVLEKGEVIDFSSLSSSDRTPLTSPSPSPSLDFSAPGTPASHSATPSLLSEADLIPDVMPPQALFHDDEEMEGDGVIDPGIEYVPPPSGTAGAGTVITSRKKVKTAEQIKQEVESEEEKTERMEGDNEDPEESNASLQARGRDKRKPQLEKDAKPRAPKHASVSIYEEKLLLKRLEACPNAMSMTPEARRLRRKLIVRQAKRERGLPLFDLDQVVNAALLLVDGIYGAKEGGVPRPPVGQATYRTTSQDFRILDRYQTMLPAMKGYRQQTTKFLYRLVGSEDLLTDHSIVSPYTSRVLKPYIRRDYETKPPKLRLLAEIRAYPHRTDPNWKAEPEAPIDYCYVRPNHIPTINSMCHEFFWPGIDLSECLQYPDFSVVVLYKKVIIAFGFMVPDVKYNEAYISFLLVHPEWRRAGIATFMIYHLIQEVSAVPWRMGEELGGIYRNSSVTALGYVAVARAVAEFSFVCWQGGAECLILWRVLSFLQAVVIKYLRLVLYTEISFN from the exons ATGGCTAATAATGTTCACATGAGCGGGCTGCTGAGTCGCCATGATGATGAAGCGACAAGGACGTCGACCTCCGAAGGCCTGGAGGAGGGTGAGGTGGAAGGGGAGACGCTCCTGATTGTCGAGTCTGAGGATCAAGCCTCCGTGGATTTATCGCATGATCAGAGCGGAGACTCTCTGAACAGTGACGAAGGTGATGCATCTTGGATGGAGGAGATGTCCTATTATTGTGAGAAGTGTCAGAAGTGGATACCAGCAA GTCAACTGAGAGAACAGCTCAGCTACCTCAAAGGAGATAACTTTTTCAGGTTTACTTGCTCTGATTGCTCAGAAGATGGGAAGGAGCAGTTTGAACGACTGAGATTAACATGGCAACAA gtCGTCATGCTGGCAATGTACAATTTGTCTCTGGAAGGAACTGGCCGTCAAGGGTACTTCAGGTGGAAAGAAGATATTTGTGCTTTTATTGAGAAACACTGGACTTTCTTGTTAGGGAACAG GAAAAAGACTTCGACATGGTGGAGCACGGTTGCTGGCTGTCTCTCTGTAGGAAGCCCCTTGTTTTTCCGTTCCGGGGCACAGGAATTTGGAGAACCAGGATGGTGGAAACTTGTTCATAATAAACCCCCAACAATGAAACCTGAAGGAGAGAAGCTGCCTGCATCTGCACTGAAGGCAAAAG CAGCTTCAAAGCCACCTCTGGATCCCATCATTACTGTGGAAGGACTCAGGAAACGGGTGAGCCGCAATCCAGTTGAGTCAGCCATGGAGCTGAAGGAGAAGAGGTCTCGCACTCAGGAAGCCAAGGATATTCGGAGAGCCCAGAAGGAGGCAGCTGGCTTCCTGGACCGGAGTACTTCGTCCACCCCTGTTAAATTCAGCAGTCGGGGCCGTCGCCCTGACATAGTTCTTGAGAAAGGAGAGGTGATTGACTTTTCTTCCTTGAGCTCCTCAGATCGTACTCCTCTGACAAGCCCATCTCCTTCCCCATCTCTGGACTTCTCTGCTCCTGGAACTCCAGCCTCGCATTCAGCTACTCCTAGCCTTCTCTCGGAAGCAGATCTTATCCCAGATGTCATGCCACCACAGGCCCTCTTTCATG ATGATGAGGAGATGGAAGGAGATGGAGTCATAGACCCAGGAATAGAGTATGTGCCCCCTCCAAGTGGGACTGCTGGGGCTGGGACTGTGATAACGAGTAGAAAAAAAGTGAAGACAGCTGAGCAGATCAAGCAAGAGGTGGAGAgcgaagaagaaaaaacagaaaggatgGAAGGTGACAATGAAGATCCTGAAGAGTCAAACGCATCCTTGCAGGCAAGGGGGCGAGACAAGAGGAAACCACAGCTGGAGAAGGATGCTAAACCCAGAGCTCCCAAGCATGCCTCTGTTAGTATCTATGAAGAAAAGTTGCTGCTGAAGAGACTGGAAGCCTGTCCCAATGCCATGAGCATGACCCCAGAGGCCCGGAGGCTGAGGCGCAAGCTGATAGTCAGGCAGGCCAAGAGGGAAAGAGGACTGCCCCTCTTTGACTTGGACCAAGTTGTGAATGCTGCACTGCTGTTGGTTGATGGGATCTATGGAGCCAAAGAAGGAGGTGTTCCCAGGCCCCCAGTAGGACAAGCAACATACAGAACTACCAGCCAGGACTTCAGGATCTTGGACAGATACCAG ACAATGCTGCCTGCCATGAAGGGATATCGACAGCAGACAACGAAATTTCTGTATCGATTGGTAGGCTCGGAAGACCTGCTGACAGACCACAGTATTGTCAGTCCTTACACATCTCGTGTCCTGAAGCCTTACATCAG GCGCGATTATGagacaaaacccccaaaactcagGCTACTGGCAGAAATCCGGGCGTATCCACATAGGACTGATCCCAACTGGAAGGCTGAGCCAGAAGCACCCATTGATTACTGCTATGTTCGCCCTAATCACATACCCACTATAAACTCCATGTGCCACGAATTCTTCTGGCCTG GAATTGATTTGTCCGAATGCCTGCAGTATCCAGACTTCAGCGTTGTTGTTCTTTACAAAAAAGTTATTATTGCTTTTGGCTTTATGGTGCCAGATGTGAAATACAATGAAGCATACATCTCTTTTCTGTTAGTTCATCCTGAGTGGAGAAGAGCGGGAATTGCAACCTTCATGATCTACCATCTCATCCAG GAGGTGAGCGCTGTGCCCTGGAGGATGGGAGAGGAGCTGGGTGGGATATACAGGAATTCCAGTGTGACAGCCTTGGGGTACGTTGCTGTTGCTAGAGCAGTTGCAGAGTTCAGCTTTGTTTGCTGGCAGGGAGGAGCGGAGTGCCTGATCCTTTGGcgtgttttgtcttttcttcaggCCGTTGTTATTAAGTATTTGAGATTAGTGCTATACACTGAGATTAGTTTTAATTAA